The following coding sequences are from one Nicotiana tomentosiformis chromosome 3, ASM39032v3, whole genome shotgun sequence window:
- the LOC138907567 gene encoding uncharacterized protein, whose translation MAEQVFRIFHDSEDKKEITTNDPILLVRQRIEQIGWINSQVDALLAEAEEFKKCMDNLASKKEAVKAQLELSDAQLRSAKENVLGLIEKMKELQHRLDLASLDKADLAKELEVARSEVVEVNKRADAKVAQFRIDVEVNQAKAVSMVEHAKWQDRREALEEVRAQGFDVGAEIEVAREEENKARRLVFPEEDTDDSGESEDEDDGENTASNEN comes from the coding sequence atggctgagcaggtattccgaatattccatgatagtgaagataaaaaagagataaccactaacgatccgattctgTTGGTTCGAcagaggatcgagcagattggatggattaactcacaggtagatgcgctactggccgaggcagaagaatttaaaaagtgcATGGATAACCTTGCCTCAAAAAAGGAAGCCGTCAAAGCTCAGTTGGAGCTATCAGATGCCCAACTTCGATCTGCGAAAGAAAATGTTTTGGGGCTGATTgaaaagatgaaagagcttcagcatcggttggatttggccagtttagataaagcagatttggccaaagaactcgaagtggccagatctgaagTGGTCGAGGTCAACAAAAGAGCCGATGCCaaagtggctcagttcaggatcgatgtcgaGGTTAATCAAGCCAAAGCCgtgagcatggtcgaacatgcaaaatGGCAGGATCGGAGagaggctctcgaggaggtcagagctcagggcttcgatgttggTGCCGAGATTGAAGTTGCCAGGGAGGAGGAGAACAAAGCTCGGAGGTTGGTCTTTCCTGAGGAGGACACTGATGACTCGGGGGAGTCTGAAGATGAGGACGATGGCGAGAATACGGCCTCCAATGAAAATTGa